CTTGATATTGGCCAAACCGGGACCCGCCGCGAAGCGGTGGGACTGAGCACCCGAAGGGTGTGAAGAAAAATCCTCATTTCCGGATTGGAAACCGGGTTCTACCGGGACATCATTTCCGGATGGGCACCATCTGAATATTCCCTGGAGGCTTTTCTATCTCATGACCGAACAGAAGATCGTCACCCGTTTCCCCCCGAGCCCCACCGGTTATCTACACATCGGCGGCGCCCGGACAGCCCTCTTCAACTGGCTCTTCGCCCGCCGGCACGGCGGGACGTTCATCCTGCGGATCGAGGACACCGACCAGGCGCGATCCACGGACGAGGCCGCGCAGGCGATCATCGAGTCCATGCAGTGGCTGGGGCTCGACTGGGATGCCGGCCCTTATTTCCAGTCCCGGCGCTACGACCTTTACAACCGCGCCATCGACCAACTGCTCGCCGAGGGCAAGGCCTACCACTGCCACTGCTCCCCCGAACTCCTGGAAGAAAAACGCAGCGCCGCCAAGGCCAGGGGCCTCAAACCCAAATACGACGGCACCTGCCGCGACCTCGGGCTCGGACCGGCCCCGGGCTCCGTCGTCAGGCTCAAATGCCCCGCCACCGGGACCACCCATTTCGACGACCTCATCAAGGGGCCGATCCGCATCTCGAACGAGGAGTTGGACGACCTCATCCTGCGCCGCTCCGACGGCAGCCCGACCTATCACATGGCGGTGGTGGCCGACGACATCGACCTCGGGATCACCCACGTGATCCGCGGCGACGACCACGTGAACAACACCCCCCGTCAGATCCAGATTTACAACGCCCTCGGGGTGCCCACGCCCTACTACGCCCACGTCCCCATGATCCTTGGCCCCGACAAGACCCGCCTCAGCAAACGCCACGGCGCCATGTCGGTCCTCGCCTACCGCGACATGGGCTATCTGCCGCATGCGCTGCTGAACGCCCTCGTGCGCCTGGGCTGGTCCCACGGCGACCAGGAGAAATTCACCCGGGAAGAACTCATCGAAACATTCTCGCTCGAAAACGTCGGCAAATCCGCCGGCGTCTTCAATCTCGAAAAACTCATCGACCTGAATGCACAGTACATCCGCGAAACGTCCGACCAGGATCTGGCCGGACTGCTCGCCCCCTTCCTGGACGCCATCGGCATCCGGGGGGTACCGGCCCGACAGCTCGAGGCGGCGGTCGCCACCCTCAAACCACGCAGCAGGACCCTGGTCGAGATGGCCGACGCCGCCCGGATGTACTTCGATGAAACGCTCGCCTATGAGGAGAAGGGGGACAAGAAATTCCTGGTCCCCGAGGTCCTGCCCCACCTCGAGGACCTCGCGCGGAGGCTGAAAGTCATGGGGACCTTCACGGAGGCCGCCTTGGAGGACGTGTTCAGGGCCTACCTCGGGGAGCGCGGCATCAAGCTGAAGGAAGTCGCCCAGCCGCTCCGGCTGGCCCTGACCGGCCGAACCGCCAGCCCGGGCCTGTTCGAGGTGATGGTGGTCCTCGGCCGGGACGAGGTGCTGCGGCGGATCGACCGCGTCCTGCGCCACATCGAGGCCAAACGGTAGAACGGGCTCAGCGTCCGAAGATGTGCTTTGCAATCACGCGGCGCTGGATCTCGGAGGTCCCCTCGTAGATCGTCAGGACCCGCGCGTCCCGGTAGTAGCGCTCCACCGGGAAGTCTTTCATGTACCCGTACCCGCCGTGGACCTGGATGGCCTTGTAGGCGGCCCGGTTGGCCATTTCCGAGGCGTAGAGCTTGGCCATGGAGGCCGCCGCGCCGAAGTTCTCACCCCGGTCCCGCATGGCGGCGGCGTTGAAGGTGAGCAGCCGCGCGGCCTCGATCTCGAGCGCCATATCGGCGATCATCCAGCGGATCCCCTGGAACTGCGAGATGCTCTTGTTGAACTGGACCCGCTCCCGGGCGTAGCTCACGCTGGCTTCGAGGCAGGCCTGAGCGATCCCGACCGACTGCGAGGCGATCCCGATCCGGCCGCCGTCGAGGGACGCCATGGCGATCAGGAACCCGTCCCCTTCCTGGCCGAGGAGGTTCCCGGCCGGCACCCGGCACTCATCGAAGATCAGCTCCACGGTGTCCGAGGCCCTGAGGCCCATCTTCTCCTCTTCCTTCCCGACCGAAAACC
The DNA window shown above is from Desulfatiglans anilini DSM 4660 and carries:
- the gltX gene encoding glutamate--tRNA ligase; amino-acid sequence: MTEQKIVTRFPPSPTGYLHIGGARTALFNWLFARRHGGTFILRIEDTDQARSTDEAAQAIIESMQWLGLDWDAGPYFQSRRYDLYNRAIDQLLAEGKAYHCHCSPELLEEKRSAAKARGLKPKYDGTCRDLGLGPAPGSVVRLKCPATGTTHFDDLIKGPIRISNEELDDLILRRSDGSPTYHMAVVADDIDLGITHVIRGDDHVNNTPRQIQIYNALGVPTPYYAHVPMILGPDKTRLSKRHGAMSVLAYRDMGYLPHALLNALVRLGWSHGDQEKFTREELIETFSLENVGKSAGVFNLEKLIDLNAQYIRETSDQDLAGLLAPFLDAIGIRGVPARQLEAAVATLKPRSRTLVEMADAARMYFDETLAYEEKGDKKFLVPEVLPHLEDLARRLKVMGTFTEAALEDVFRAYLGERGIKLKEVAQPLRLALTGRTASPGLFEVMVVLGRDEVLRRIDRVLRHIEAKR